In one Halosimplex halophilum genomic region, the following are encoded:
- a CDS encoding M48 family metallopeptidase, translating to MAIVGSILFAFYAVAAVVAMGAFSVPLWLVLVGSVLFVGVQYKVGKWAAIRSVGAEDMPEEQYPEIHRQVEALSEEMGIDKPRLMIARMGVPNAFAVGRKGAGTVVVSRELLATLDADEVEGVLAHELAHIANRDVVMMVLGQGIASIVAIVAQWVVLLTGDNDIADFFLAIVVGQIVQMLVMLFVMAISRYREYVADSDAAGAIGSGEPLARALEKISRGNERASDSAIDEQVNALCIFGEERGLARLFATHPPMEKRIEKLRS from the coding sequence ATGGCGATCGTGGGATCGATCCTGTTCGCGTTCTACGCCGTCGCCGCGGTCGTGGCGATGGGCGCGTTCTCGGTCCCGCTGTGGCTGGTACTGGTCGGCAGCGTCCTGTTCGTCGGCGTCCAGTACAAGGTCGGCAAGTGGGCCGCGATCCGCAGCGTCGGGGCCGAAGACATGCCCGAGGAGCAGTACCCGGAGATCCACCGCCAGGTCGAGGCGCTCTCCGAGGAGATGGGCATCGACAAACCCCGGCTCATGATCGCGCGGATGGGCGTGCCCAACGCCTTCGCCGTCGGCCGGAAGGGCGCCGGGACGGTCGTCGTCTCGCGGGAGCTGCTCGCGACGCTCGACGCCGACGAGGTCGAGGGCGTCCTCGCCCACGAGCTGGCCCACATCGCGAACCGCGACGTGGTGATGATGGTGCTCGGCCAGGGGATCGCTTCCATCGTCGCCATCGTCGCCCAGTGGGTCGTCCTGCTGACCGGCGACAACGACATCGCGGACTTCTTCCTGGCCATCGTCGTCGGCCAGATCGTCCAGATGCTCGTCATGCTGTTCGTGATGGCCATCTCGCGGTACCGCGAGTACGTCGCCGACAGCGACGCCGCGGGCGCCATCGGCTCCGGCGAACCGCTCGCACGCGCGCTGGAGAAGATCAGCCGCGGCAACGAGCGCGCCAGCGACTCGGCGATCGACGAGCAGGTCAACGCGCTGTGTATCTTCGGCGAGGAGCGCGGGCTCGCGCGGCTGTTCGCCACCCACCCGCCGATGGAGAAGCGCATCGAGAAGCTGCGGAGCTGA
- a CDS encoding cation:proton antiporter translates to MTLVENVLLGAAAAFVLTSLVALYRIVDGPTMPDRVIAVNVIGSNVVIVIALLAAAIGEPGALDIALVYALLNFLLSIAISKFTVERGGVL, encoded by the coding sequence GTGACGCTCGTCGAGAACGTCCTGCTGGGGGCCGCCGCCGCGTTCGTCCTCACGTCGCTGGTCGCGCTCTACCGGATCGTCGACGGGCCCACGATGCCCGACCGGGTCATCGCGGTCAACGTCATCGGGTCGAACGTCGTCATCGTCATCGCGCTGCTGGCGGCCGCGATCGGCGAACCCGGCGCGCTCGACATCGCGCTGGTGTACGCGCTGCTGAACTTCCTGCTGAGCATCGCCATCTCGAAGTTCACCGTCGAGCGCGGGGGGGTGCTCTGA
- the mnhG gene encoding monovalent cation/H(+) antiporter subunit G, giving the protein MTPRELAVLGLAAGGVFFALVAAVGLVRLPDLYTRAHSTSKSETLGAVLTLSAVALSFGTTMSTVKAVLLLVFMFITNPTAAHAITRAAAEQGIEPWTKEDDGQ; this is encoded by the coding sequence ATGACGCCCCGCGAGCTCGCGGTGCTGGGCCTGGCCGCCGGCGGCGTGTTCTTCGCGCTGGTCGCCGCTGTCGGACTCGTCCGGCTGCCGGACCTGTACACGCGCGCCCACAGCACCTCCAAGAGCGAGACGCTCGGCGCCGTGCTGACGCTCTCCGCGGTCGCCCTCTCCTTCGGGACGACCATGTCGACCGTGAAGGCGGTGCTCCTGCTCGTATTCATGTTCATCACGAACCCGACCGCCGCCCACGCGATCACGCGGGCGGCCGCCGAACAGGGGATCGAACCGTGGACGAAGGAGGACGACGGACAATGA
- a CDS encoding monovalent cation/H+ antiporter subunit E, which translates to MSGARLLVPVSESPTLRNTVAYAVGEALDAADATGDRAAVHFVYPVSERLTIGEDSRETERARELLEKVTVWAEEDLGDDAGAVAVETGLVGTGEYLFSPGDYAEVLTSYADGHDLDRAVFDPEFNPLGTTPLLPPLEGEVRRAGLDVEEAPVQRQRRSPLLVKRGTVAQFFALFGVSFLFYLLLAGSLARFELVTGAISAGIVAVALWGVSLTEPVEPVRTVQRLARLLLYVPYLLWEIALANLSIAYVVLHPSLPIDPKMVEFDAAVWSPLSVTTLANSITLTPGTLTVDVSRRHFTVHTLTRDAREDLFGGSLERAVRFVFYGRGGARIPSPKERSTEEGEES; encoded by the coding sequence GTGAGCGGAGCCCGCCTGCTCGTGCCGGTCTCGGAGTCGCCGACGCTCCGGAACACCGTCGCGTACGCGGTCGGGGAGGCGCTCGACGCCGCCGACGCGACGGGCGACCGCGCCGCGGTCCACTTCGTCTACCCGGTCTCCGAGCGGCTGACCATCGGTGAGGACTCCCGGGAGACCGAGCGGGCGCGCGAGCTCCTGGAGAAGGTGACCGTCTGGGCGGAGGAGGACCTGGGCGACGACGCCGGGGCGGTGGCGGTCGAGACCGGTCTCGTCGGGACCGGCGAGTACCTGTTCAGCCCGGGCGACTACGCCGAGGTGCTCACCAGCTACGCGGACGGCCACGACCTCGACCGCGCGGTGTTCGACCCGGAGTTCAACCCCCTGGGGACGACGCCGCTGCTCCCGCCGCTGGAGGGCGAGGTCCGGCGGGCCGGCCTCGACGTCGAGGAGGCTCCGGTCCAGCGCCAGCGGCGGAGTCCGCTGCTGGTCAAACGCGGGACCGTCGCGCAGTTCTTCGCGCTGTTCGGCGTCTCCTTCCTCTTCTATCTGCTGCTGGCCGGGTCGCTGGCGAGGTTCGAGCTCGTCACGGGCGCCATCTCGGCCGGCATCGTCGCGGTCGCGCTGTGGGGCGTCTCGCTGACCGAGCCGGTCGAGCCCGTCCGGACGGTCCAGCGGCTCGCGCGGTTGCTGCTGTACGTGCCGTACCTGCTCTGGGAGATCGCCCTGGCGAACCTCAGTATCGCCTACGTCGTGCTCCACCCGTCGCTGCCGATCGACCCGAAGATGGTCGAGTTCGACGCCGCCGTGTGGTCGCCGCTGTCGGTCACGACGCTGGCCAACAGCATCACGCTCACGCCGGGGACGCTGACAGTCGACGTGTCCCGGCGGCACTTCACCGTCCACACGCTGACGCGGGACGCCCGGGAGGACCTGTTCGGCGGGTCGCTGGAGCGGGCGGTCCGGTTCGTCTTCTACGGCCGGGGCGGCGCGCGCATCCCCTCGCCGAAGGAACGTTCGACGGAGGAGGGTGAGGAGTCGTGA
- a CDS encoding type IV pilin: MKLKQLLNDDDAVSPVIGVILMVAITVILAAVIATFVLGLGDQVSNTSPQASFSFEWNGASGEEATLRVTHDGGETIQAQNLYLRGSEGSAGSNDADPALGQSWNEYSSAGPTSEVQAGMTASVDYIGSDGEISLVWQSSTGESSTTLKEWTGPTA; this comes from the coding sequence ATGAAACTCAAGCAACTACTCAACGACGACGACGCGGTGTCGCCGGTCATCGGCGTCATCCTGATGGTGGCGATCACGGTCATTCTGGCGGCCGTCATCGCGACCTTCGTCCTCGGACTCGGCGACCAGGTCAGCAACACCTCCCCCCAGGCATCGTTCAGCTTCGAGTGGAACGGCGCCAGCGGCGAGGAAGCGACGCTGCGCGTCACGCACGACGGCGGCGAGACGATCCAGGCCCAGAACCTCTACCTCCGCGGGTCGGAGGGGAGCGCCGGAAGCAACGACGCCGACCCGGCGCTCGGACAGAGCTGGAACGAGTACAGTTCGGCCGGCCCGACCTCCGAGGTCCAGGCCGGGATGACCGCGAGCGTCGACTACATCGGTTCGGACGGCGAGATCAGCCTGGTCTGGCAGAGCTCGACCGGCGAGAGCTCCACCACGCTGAAAGAGTGGACCGGCCCCACGGCCTGA
- a CDS encoding type IV pilin, with amino-acid sequence MRLKQLLNDDDAVSPVIGVILMVAITVILAAVIASFVLGLGNQAQQGAPTATIGMDYEEIEENSGGSNWGALVVSHDGGDSVSSNELYIRGSGFNGTAISGTTIDSGTDLETFVRNSGGPQIHHTSAGAWNGTASGDDSAVVSGDRAGVYASSDYEISVVYQAQEGDTSSTLNEQEGPDA; translated from the coding sequence ATGAGACTCAAGCAACTACTCAACGACGACGACGCGGTGTCGCCGGTCATCGGCGTCATCCTGATGGTAGCGATCACGGTCATTCTGGCGGCGGTCATCGCCTCGTTCGTCCTCGGACTGGGGAACCAGGCACAGCAGGGCGCACCGACTGCGACGATCGGGATGGACTACGAGGAGATCGAGGAGAACTCGGGGGGCTCGAACTGGGGCGCGCTGGTCGTCTCGCACGACGGCGGCGACTCCGTCTCGAGTAACGAACTGTACATCCGCGGGAGCGGGTTCAACGGGACGGCTATAAGTGGGACTACGATCGACAGCGGGACCGATCTGGAGACCTTCGTCCGCAACAGCGGCGGCCCGCAGATCCACCACACCAGCGCGGGCGCCTGGAACGGCACGGCCAGCGGCGACGACAGCGCCGTCGTCTCGGGCGACCGCGCCGGCGTCTACGCGAGTTCGGACTACGAGATCAGCGTCGTCTACCAGGCCCAGGAGGGCGACACCTCCTCGACGCTCAACGAGCAGGAAGGCCCCGACGCCTGA
- a CDS encoding DUF7344 domain-containing protein, with amino-acid sequence MSNETRRFSTGADGNEELSKGEIFDVLQNQRRRYVLEYLKRFEEPVGLSDLATQVAAWEYQRPVEEVTNDQKKRVYTTLQQTHLCRMEEAGIVEYDTENNTVARTPYTEELTVYLEIVPGSEFPWREFYLSLGSISCAVVAALWTDLYPLTLLTPLEWATVIAATFTVAAAYHTYSGADMQLGDDEYVPDEFDR; translated from the coding sequence ATGAGCAACGAGACGAGACGGTTTTCGACCGGAGCGGACGGGAACGAGGAGCTGTCGAAGGGGGAGATCTTCGACGTGTTGCAGAACCAGCGCCGGCGGTACGTCCTGGAGTATCTCAAGCGCTTCGAGGAGCCGGTGGGGCTGAGCGACCTGGCCACCCAGGTCGCCGCCTGGGAGTACCAGCGGCCGGTCGAGGAGGTGACCAACGACCAGAAGAAGCGGGTCTACACGACCCTCCAGCAGACCCACCTCTGCAGGATGGAGGAGGCCGGGATCGTCGAGTACGACACCGAGAACAACACGGTCGCGCGGACGCCCTACACCGAGGAGCTGACCGTGTACCTGGAGATCGTCCCGGGCTCGGAGTTCCCCTGGCGGGAGTTCTACCTCTCGCTCGGGTCGATCAGCTGCGCCGTCGTCGCCGCGCTGTGGACCGACCTCTACCCGCTCACGCTGCTGACGCCGCTGGAGTGGGCGACAGTCATCGCCGCGACGTTCACCGTCGCCGCGGCCTACCACACCTACAGCGGCGCCGACATGCAGCTCGGCGACGACGAGTACGTCCCCGACGAGTTCGACCGGTAG
- a CDS encoding GtrA family protein, whose protein sequence is MTDGERSARARLSSLVSGIRFGKFVSVGVVGALCDTAVLVFLSEVLKASATLAWAAGVETAILVMFLINENWTFADHGEGDRGSFLSRLKRSHAVRAVGVTTQFVIWWSIYNPLFVDLSFGDVAVLSNAAGVVGIASVLSGLDLWLLVAKGTGIAVGMLVNYVFESLFTWQVHEA, encoded by the coding sequence ATGACTGACGGCGAGCGGTCGGCGCGGGCGCGTCTGTCGTCGCTCGTGTCGGGGATCCGGTTCGGCAAGTTCGTCTCTGTCGGGGTCGTCGGTGCGCTCTGCGACACGGCCGTGCTGGTCTTCCTCTCGGAGGTCCTCAAGGCATCCGCGACGCTGGCCTGGGCGGCCGGCGTCGAGACGGCGATCCTCGTGATGTTTCTGATCAACGAGAACTGGACGTTCGCCGACCACGGCGAGGGAGACCGGGGGTCGTTCCTCTCGCGGCTCAAGCGTTCGCACGCCGTCCGCGCCGTCGGCGTGACGACCCAGTTCGTCATCTGGTGGAGCATCTACAACCCGCTGTTCGTCGACCTGTCGTTCGGCGACGTGGCGGTGCTGTCGAACGCGGCCGGCGTCGTCGGGATCGCGTCGGTGCTCTCGGGACTCGACCTGTGGCTGCTCGTGGCGAAAGGCACCGGCATCGCGGTCGGCATGCTCGTCAACTACGTCTTCGAGAGCCTGTTCACCTGGCAGGTCCACGAGGCGTGA
- the hpt gene encoding hypoxanthine/guanine phosphoribosyltransferase, with the protein MNRLKQSLLDAPIVEKEGYHYFVHPISDGVPMLHPELLREIVIKIIRKAELENVDKIVTPAAMGIHISTAVSLMTDIPIVVVRKRQYGLDGEVALSQVTGYSESEMYVNDVYEGDRVLVLDDVLSTGGTLSGITGALEEIGADIVDIVCVIKKDDGQNKLADAGYEAKTLINVVVEDGEVVIVDDQGDD; encoded by the coding sequence ATGAACCGCCTGAAGCAGTCGCTGCTCGACGCCCCGATCGTCGAAAAAGAGGGGTACCACTACTTCGTCCACCCGATCAGCGACGGCGTGCCGATGCTCCACCCCGAGCTGCTCCGGGAGATCGTCATCAAGATCATCCGCAAGGCCGAGCTGGAGAACGTCGACAAGATCGTCACCCCCGCCGCGATGGGCATCCACATCTCCACCGCCGTCTCCCTGATGACCGACATCCCCATCGTCGTCGTCCGCAAGCGCCAGTACGGCCTCGACGGGGAGGTCGCGCTCTCGCAGGTCACCGGCTACTCCGAGTCGGAGATGTACGTCAACGACGTCTACGAGGGCGACCGCGTGCTCGTCCTCGACGACGTGCTCTCGACCGGCGGCACCCTCTCGGGCATCACCGGCGCCCTCGAGGAGATCGGCGCCGACATCGTCGACATCGTCTGCGTCATCAAGAAAGACGACGGCCAGAACAAGCTCGCCGACGCGGGCTACGAGGCCAAGACGCTCATCAACGTCGTTGTCGAGGACGGCGAGGTCGTCATCGTCGACGACCAGGGCGACGACTGA
- a CDS encoding glycosyltransferase, whose translation MSASVGLVVPAFRPDVDRLAAYVRSLDAELAPEAIRIELDDADERVVAALADLPATVNVSPYRRGKGAAVTAGFEALETDVLGFVDADGSTAPGEFADVLAAIEAGADVAVGSRRHPDSTITSHQTFARRFLGDGFAWLARRMLDADLYDYQCGAKAITAESWEAVRQHLYEPGFAWDVELVAMAGALELDVAEVPLTWEDKPGSTVSPVRTSLRLARALVSSRHRAKQIRNSRVHNAIAATREDPTALVDKHD comes from the coding sequence ATGAGCGCGTCCGTCGGTCTGGTGGTCCCCGCCTTCCGTCCCGACGTGGACCGGCTCGCGGCCTACGTCCGCTCGCTCGACGCCGAACTCGCGCCCGAGGCGATCCGGATCGAACTCGACGACGCCGACGAGCGGGTCGTCGCGGCCCTCGCCGACCTCCCGGCGACCGTCAACGTCTCGCCGTACCGCCGCGGCAAGGGCGCCGCCGTCACCGCCGGGTTCGAGGCGCTGGAGACCGACGTGCTCGGGTTCGTCGACGCCGACGGCTCCACCGCGCCGGGCGAGTTCGCCGACGTGCTCGCCGCCATCGAGGCCGGCGCGGACGTGGCCGTCGGCTCCCGGCGCCACCCCGACTCGACGATCACCAGCCACCAGACGTTCGCCCGCCGCTTTCTCGGCGATGGCTTCGCCTGGCTCGCCCGCCGCATGCTCGACGCCGACCTCTACGACTACCAGTGCGGCGCCAAGGCCATCACCGCCGAGTCGTGGGAGGCCGTCCGGCAGCACCTCTACGAACCGGGGTTCGCCTGGGACGTGGAGCTGGTCGCGATGGCCGGGGCGCTGGAACTCGACGTGGCCGAGGTACCGCTCACCTGGGAGGACAAGCCGGGCTCGACCGTCTCGCCGGTCCGCACGTCGCTGCGGCTCGCCCGCGCACTGGTCTCCTCGCGCCACCGCGCGAAACAGATCCGGAACAGCCGCGTCCACAACGCCATCGCGGCGACCCGCGAGGACCCGACCGCACTGGTGGACAAACATGACTGA
- a CDS encoding cation:proton antiporter subunit C has translation MIDLLADRLYYVVSFLLLGVGTYTLIGSRNVVKKVIGMNVFQTGIFLFFITSAFVTGASPPLLTAPAPRVSPLPHVLILTAIVVGVSLTAVALGLVVRVYEAYGTLDEDAIRRVSHDE, from the coding sequence ATGATAGACCTCCTCGCCGACCGCCTCTACTACGTCGTCTCGTTCCTGCTGCTGGGCGTCGGGACGTACACCCTGATCGGCAGCCGCAACGTCGTCAAGAAGGTGATCGGGATGAACGTCTTCCAGACCGGCATCTTCCTGTTTTTCATCACGTCGGCGTTCGTGACCGGCGCGAGCCCGCCGCTGCTCACCGCGCCCGCGCCGCGCGTGAGCCCGCTCCCCCACGTCCTCATCCTCACGGCCATCGTCGTCGGGGTGAGCCTCACGGCGGTCGCGCTCGGGCTCGTCGTCCGCGTCTACGAGGCGTACGGCACGCTCGACGAGGACGCCATCAGGCGGGTGAGCCACGATGAGTGA
- a CDS encoding MnhB domain-containing protein, with translation MSDAEGAPVEDEPVAESGEGLYVESPIIMTTVRVITPFVFTLGLFVMFHGADSSGGGFQGGVIVGTVVLMLGIAFGIETTRDWVGPRLAVALVGLGVLAFLLIGLGSVALGGDFLEYEVYGIYHATKYGIELVELAIGLVVSGIVTGLFFVIAAGVGDSGSDLA, from the coding sequence ATGAGCGACGCGGAGGGGGCGCCCGTCGAGGACGAGCCCGTGGCCGAGAGCGGCGAGGGGCTCTACGTCGAGAGCCCGATCATCATGACCACCGTCCGGGTGATCACGCCGTTCGTCTTCACGCTCGGGCTGTTCGTGATGTTCCACGGGGCCGACTCCTCCGGCGGCGGGTTCCAGGGCGGCGTCATCGTCGGGACGGTCGTGCTCATGCTCGGGATCGCCTTCGGCATCGAGACGACCCGCGACTGGGTCGGCCCGCGCCTCGCGGTCGCGCTGGTCGGCCTGGGCGTGCTCGCGTTCCTCCTGATCGGACTCGGGTCGGTCGCGCTCGGCGGGGACTTCCTGGAGTACGAGGTCTACGGCATCTACCACGCCACCAAGTACGGCATCGAGCTCGTCGAGCTGGCGATCGGGCTGGTCGTCTCCGGAATCGTGACCGGCCTCTTTTTCGTCATCGCCGCGGGAGTGGGCGACAGTGGGAGTGATCTCGCATGA
- a CDS encoding DUF4040 domain-containing protein, with the protein MTGLLEVGLVVFVLGCALATAMLRDVLGSIIAFGAYSLGIAVIWVFLRAPDVGLTEAAVGAGIMTILLLLTIAKTVRPSDEAVLESVDLRALAVSVALVAALSTTLVALPAVGSADSAVATDNVTEYYLDNAYEETQVQNAVTAVLAAYRGFDTLGEAVVVYSAGIGLLVVLDREVLG; encoded by the coding sequence ATGACCGGGCTGCTCGAGGTCGGACTCGTGGTCTTCGTCCTGGGCTGTGCCCTCGCGACGGCCATGCTCCGGGACGTGCTCGGGTCGATCATCGCCTTCGGGGCGTACAGCCTCGGGATCGCCGTCATCTGGGTGTTCCTCCGGGCGCCCGACGTGGGCCTCACCGAGGCGGCGGTCGGCGCCGGGATCATGACGATCCTCCTGCTCCTGACCATCGCGAAGACCGTCCGGCCGTCCGACGAGGCGGTCCTGGAGTCGGTGGACCTGCGCGCGCTGGCCGTCTCGGTCGCGCTCGTCGCGGCCCTGTCGACGACGCTCGTCGCGCTCCCGGCGGTCGGGTCGGCCGACTCCGCGGTCGCGACCGACAACGTGACCGAGTACTACCTCGACAACGCCTACGAGGAGACCCAGGTGCAGAACGCGGTGACGGCCGTGCTCGCGGCCTACCGCGGGTTCGACACGCTCGGCGAGGCGGTCGTCGTCTACTCGGCGGGGATCGGCCTGCTGGTCGTCCTCGACAGGGAGGTGCTCGGATGA
- a CDS encoding DUF2298 domain-containing protein has product MEYGLVLWWLVAYLALLAVGMPLAATLFPRLADRGAGVALPAALAVLWIVAYLVGHLSLTAGLLVGLAALAAAAGAALYRASETDGVPLFDRRRYGEAAAVFTVAFLFMIAVRAVDAGVHPFLGEKFLDFGMLQSLLRAGRLPPEDMWFAGRPVKYYYGGHLIAALLTKITGTEPRFAYNLALAGFYGMVVTAAYGLAGSVAASRGVSRVRAGAFGAFFVGFASNISTPVQVVAWLLPDGISSFLAGLTGTELGRVGREGPGAFRYWDASRVISDGGYNTINEFPLFAWLNGDMHAHMMSTPFVLLVAALLFSYYRTPEADLMRRRLLVFAVVPPLAGLLAVVNTWSFATAGGLTFLTLALAPADPVSLLPKPLAERVPRGEEWQRELSRHCVALAGAVAVVLAGFVWSLPFWLGTASGGGRTIAFWTDRSSLGELLLAHGAFALLFALHLARNALPRIDRGDLGESATMLALALAVAWIGGGAALALFGPMIAGAWVLLRSQADAVVRATADAAGTARQAVTDGGPATGEAAPADDAGQPVRLRDVVGFETLLIVAGAGIVVIVEFVYVKEQAGPGRMNTVFKTYADVWVLWAVAAGAVLAHLVENHSPELALSGEQWAGVFRVLAVVLVVSTSLYGALALGGHFSGDSYFSRYNHPDDPTLDGFTYINETHPEEYAAIQWFEDLEGQPNTASAPGQDMYRWTNPIASLTGVPTLAGWAHEVGYRGGEAYRARVDDVNTIYTGTAEQRAYYLDVYEVEYVYVGSNERDEYTSDDLAVFESMAGVTVEKQWDGATVYSVDRNALEYPGRNE; this is encoded by the coding sequence ATGGAGTACGGTCTGGTCCTCTGGTGGCTCGTGGCCTACCTCGCCCTGCTGGCCGTGGGGATGCCGCTGGCGGCGACCCTGTTCCCCCGCCTCGCCGACCGCGGCGCGGGCGTCGCGCTCCCGGCGGCGCTGGCCGTCCTGTGGATCGTCGCCTACCTCGTCGGCCACCTCTCGCTGACCGCCGGGCTGCTCGTCGGCCTCGCCGCGCTGGCGGCCGCCGCCGGTGCCGCCCTCTACCGCGCCAGCGAGACGGACGGCGTCCCGCTGTTCGACCGCCGGCGTTACGGCGAGGCCGCAGCCGTGTTCACCGTCGCGTTCCTGTTCATGATCGCCGTCCGCGCCGTCGACGCGGGCGTCCACCCGTTCCTCGGCGAGAAGTTCCTCGACTTCGGCATGCTGCAGTCGCTGCTGCGCGCCGGCCGCCTCCCCCCGGAGGACATGTGGTTCGCCGGCCGGCCGGTGAAGTACTACTACGGCGGCCACCTGATCGCCGCGCTGCTGACGAAGATCACCGGCACCGAACCCCGGTTCGCCTACAACCTCGCGCTCGCGGGCTTCTACGGAATGGTCGTCACCGCCGCCTACGGGCTCGCGGGCTCGGTCGCCGCGAGCCGCGGCGTCTCCCGGGTCCGCGCGGGCGCGTTCGGCGCCTTCTTCGTCGGGTTCGCGAGCAATATCTCGACGCCCGTTCAGGTCGTCGCCTGGCTGCTTCCGGACGGCATCTCGTCGTTCCTCGCCGGACTCACCGGGACGGAGCTGGGCCGCGTCGGCCGCGAGGGACCGGGTGCGTTCCGCTACTGGGACGCGAGCCGGGTGATCAGCGACGGGGGGTACAACACGATCAACGAGTTCCCGCTGTTCGCCTGGCTCAACGGCGACATGCACGCCCACATGATGAGCACGCCGTTCGTCCTGCTCGTCGCCGCGCTCCTCTTTAGCTACTACCGCACGCCCGAGGCCGACCTGATGCGCCGGCGGCTGCTGGTGTTCGCCGTCGTGCCGCCGCTCGCGGGGTTGCTCGCGGTCGTCAACACCTGGTCGTTCGCGACGGCAGGCGGGCTGACGTTCCTCACGCTCGCACTCGCGCCAGCCGACCCGGTATCCCTGCTCCCGAAGCCGCTCGCCGAACGGGTACCGCGCGGGGAGGAGTGGCAGCGGGAACTGTCCCGTCACTGCGTCGCGCTCGCCGGCGCGGTCGCTGTCGTCCTCGCGGGCTTCGTCTGGTCGCTTCCGTTCTGGCTGGGGACCGCCAGCGGCGGCGGCCGGACTATCGCCTTCTGGACCGACAGGAGTTCGCTCGGTGAACTCCTCCTGGCCCACGGCGCCTTCGCGCTGCTTTTTGCGCTCCATCTGGCCCGCAACGCGCTGCCCAGGATAGACCGCGGGGACCTCGGCGAGTCGGCCACGATGCTCGCGCTCGCGCTCGCTGTCGCTTGGATCGGCGGCGGGGCAGCGCTCGCACTGTTCGGCCCGATGATCGCCGGCGCGTGGGTGCTCCTGCGGTCGCAGGCCGATGCGGTCGTTCGCGCGACGGCCGACGCCGCCGGGACCGCCCGGCAAGCGGTCACCGACGGCGGCCCCGCGACGGGTGAGGCTGCCCCAGCGGACGACGCCGGCCAGCCGGTGCGGCTCCGCGACGTGGTCGGCTTCGAGACGCTCCTGATCGTCGCCGGCGCCGGGATCGTCGTCATCGTCGAGTTCGTCTACGTCAAGGAGCAGGCCGGTCCCGGGCGGATGAACACCGTGTTCAAGACCTACGCGGACGTGTGGGTGCTCTGGGCGGTCGCCGCCGGCGCGGTCCTCGCCCACCTCGTCGAGAACCACTCGCCCGAGCTTGCGCTGTCCGGCGAGCAGTGGGCCGGGGTCTTCCGCGTGCTCGCGGTCGTTCTGGTCGTCTCGACCTCGCTGTACGGCGCGCTGGCCCTTGGCGGCCACTTCAGTGGCGACAGCTACTTCAGCAGGTACAACCACCCCGACGACCCCACGCTCGACGGGTTCACCTACATCAACGAGACCCACCCCGAGGAGTACGCCGCGATCCAGTGGTTCGAGGACCTGGAGGGCCAGCCCAACACCGCCTCGGCCCCCGGACAGGACATGTATCGGTGGACCAACCCGATAGCGAGCCTCACCGGCGTCCCGACGCTGGCCGGGTGGGCCCACGAGGTCGGCTACCGCGGTGGCGAGGCCTACCGCGCCCGCGTCGACGACGTGAACACCATCTACACCGGCACCGCCGAACAGCGGGCCTACTACCTCGACGTCTACGAGGTCGAGTACGTCTACGTCGGGTCCAACGAGCGCGACGAATACACGAGCGACGACCTGGCTGTCTTCGAGTCGATGGCTGGCGTCACCGTCGAGAAGCAGTGGGACGGCGCGACGGTCTACAGCGTCGACCGGAACGCGCTGGAGTATCCCGGACGGAACGAGTAG